The DNA segment CCAAGTTTTGATTAAAATACCACGCCCATGTTTAATCAGGAACAATTTTAGAAGTCCATACCTCAATCCTATCATGAGCATCCAGTAATCTCATACAAGAAATGTTAATACTCGTGGTATTACCAATTCACTTAATCTCAAAAATTAAGATATATAACTGGATCTTTGCTGAAAATTTGGCGCCATGCGACTGGAAGAAAGTAGCCGATTTCCAGCCAAGTTTTGGTCCACTGCATAGTTTTTCGGTAGCAAGTCAAAATCTTCTTCTTTTCACTCCAGATACATCAGAGAACCCATCATCATGCCAGCCCCGCCCACCAGGTCTGTGACTTCCATCTTGCTGCTCTTCTATATCCCTCATTCGCCTGGGTACACTCAGAGGTGGAGGATGCTTTATGCGCCCATCAAACTCCCTCTCTCTAATGTCACTTCTCTCAACAAACTCGGTATCTGTGTCCTGATAGAATCTGCAAGGCTTGGGACGATCATTCAAATGTAAATGGTAGTTTCCATTATCAGTGTCATAAGTAGATCGAAATGGACGAACAAAACCTCGTCTCTCACTTAAGTTTCTTCTCTCATCCATACTTCCATCATTACAAAGCTCTTGAAACCTATCAGAATGCCCTGGTCTATTGGAATACTCGTCACCATCAGTCCTCTCTCGAGAATCCAACACATCAGATCTCCTAGTTCCACAGGGATACAACCGCCGAGGGGGGCTTCTCCTATTTGAATTGATAGGCCTTCGATGAACTTGCTCCCGCCCGAGATCAAAATCTTTCAAGTCGTTCGTATGCTGGGAAATGTATGAAGGAGATACCCGTCTTCTAGGAACCATCTCATCGCAACAAGCATGTTCAGGAGATCTCATCCTTCCCATCCTAAATAGAGGTGGACATCTCTGCTGTGTTGAGTCAGGATGCCCATCGGGTGACCATTGACGAGGAGATGACCAAGGACCTGGTGAGCGTGTACGGGATCTAACAGgagattttgaaaaaattcGAGGATAACCTTTCCTATGCACAGCAGAAAAATTCCTATTCCTTCGAAGCTGACCATCAAGTTCGTCATACCTAGTTTGCTGACGATGGAAAACAGAATCTCTGATATCATCAGACAAATGCCGCATTAACTTTTCCTCGTGACGATGCCCCATAAAGTCCGATCCATCTTCAACATTGTATCTACTTGGGCTGATGTTTCTACGAAATCTACGAGGCATTTGAGTGTTCCTCGTTATCTGGCCATCTATATCTCCAGGAGATAGCCTCCTTAAGGATGGATGGCGTAATGAAGGTAACTCATCGTTCATTGTCTTTTCCCTACCACTACACGAGGTGCCATCAGGTGTGATGTCATAGTCATTAAATTCAAATTCGCCAGCAATGGAAGAAGATTGTTTATGTCTGAAGACCCGGTAATCAGCTCGACCATTATAAGTTTCTGATTCATGATCACGATCAGAGTCCCACTCATTATGCAGGCGGCCAAACCTGCCAAATACCCTCCCTTTTCCAAGCACGAAACTGTGTCTTGAATTCCTAAATGACTGACCATGCACTCTATCTTTCACACGTTTGTTGGGATCATCAATATAAAGTTGTTCTctgaaaattgaaaaacagGTGCGGAATtatcataatttattttgatcaaAAAATAAGTAATATACAAGTAAGAAGAAAATCAATCAGTGTCACAAATGATCACCTATTCCAGCGTGGGCGTATATCCCCTTCGAGATtagaatatttttcttttccagTTTGCGGTGTTAACACCCTGCCCGACAGTGATCTTGTTTTACATGGAGGGCTGGCAATGGTAGCACGAGGTAAACTTATGATCCGGCTTTTATTGGCAACACTACTGGAATCTTTAACAATGTTGTTGCCATCTGCAGATACTTTCACCTCAGACAAAGCTGAATTATGATTTACTGGACAGATATCGACGACTTTATCAATAGCATCACCACCAAGTGTAGCACCCATTGAATGACTATCATTGGTCGCTGTGGACAACTCATTATCGTCACTTTTGTTAACATCTTCTGACAGTAGATCAAGCAGCTTATCCGGAGTGACAACACAGACTGATTTCTTTCCAAAAGAATCAACTTCTTTCAAAATGTCTGATACTGGTTTCTGCAAGATTTTATCCACATTTTTAAGCTCATCAAAACAAACAGCACCCTCTTTAGTTTTACTACAGATAGCTTCATCATTATTTTCTGTTACAGTGACTTTTTTATCAGAAACAGGTGTGTTAGTGTTTTGTTCATTAATGTTATAATCACATTCAACAAGTACTACATTTTCTGAGTTCGGTTCAACAACCCTCGCATCTTCTCCAACTGAATCTTTTAGCTGTTCTCGAACCTCACCATCCTCATAATCATCATCTTCCTTGTCATGCATCTTCTCTTCTATATCCATGCAGGTAATATGGTTTCTTTCTTCGGGCATTTTAGTTGATACATTCATCTTTTCCTCGTTGTCTGCAGTAAGCTCATTGTTTCCACACAAATCGTTAGATTTCTCAATAACCAAAGCCAACCGGCGGTTACCAGCATTGAGAACACTTGACTCCTCTGTCATGCACAAATTTAACTGTTTGCCATTCTGACTCGCAGATTTAGAAACCAGGCTGTCATTCTGTTCATCCGTTATATACCTGTGGCCAAGTACTTCTTCAGACGGTAAAGAATGTTCAGACTGATTTAGTAGTAAAAAACTCGAAGGGCGTGAATTCTGAGGTGTCAAAGGAATTGATAAAGCGGAAGAAGATGCTGAGCTATCTTGATGCTGCATGACCGTTACATTCTTTGCAACAGATTGTGATAGCATAGCACCTTTAGACTTGAAGCTTTCCTTATTACCCTCCTGAA comes from the Primulina huaijiensis isolate GDHJ02 chromosome 8, ASM1229523v2, whole genome shotgun sequence genome and includes:
- the LOC140982806 gene encoding uncharacterized protein; protein product: MPIPGDEEPGVLSPQLEQQQQFSNFSGAIPIKKRRFPVVRSPSPSPEEKTCFSEENESKDKNYINNSPGGGPSICASKDMCHPCKVEEKFFLELIVIKEQVTDTRVELAQDKVDTSSLKPQEVNPDIGLSFLFNEKSAEPEVSGSRVGAEILNVKQELVGGKIEGASQLELSTCLNNVGLFLGANKPSIPASEQKISEGIGQIPGKSDLSPPSLLSNREMLVSHDINNSTISDVSSLACVKRSNWDLNTTMDVWEGSVAKQAYVHKAAGIDGFTKSDVEHGVKASLNTLNKGNQVLEEHSSNSSNTSVQRSLYKPEDILNSSNTSVQRSLYKPEDILSLSLSIPCRELDLCGEHYSLSDNMGSESVDLRVNLGRPQLPNTNFTFTNVESVKSEPVDENSKLGCSTSNSSNMVLSKLASVKKECFENHSTGSVFPQKSVKSELVQEGNKESFKSKGAMLSQSVAKNVTVMQHQDSSASSSALSIPLTPQNSRPSSFLLLNQSEHSLPSEEVLGHRYITDEQNDSLVSKSASQNGKQLNLCMTEESSVLNAGNRRLALVIEKSNDLCGNNELTADNEEKMNVSTKMPEERNHITCMDIEEKMHDKEDDDYEDGEVREQLKDSVGEDARVVEPNSENVVLVECDYNINEQNTNTPVSDKKVTVTENNDEAICSKTKEGAVCFDELKNVDKILQKPVSDILKEVDSFGKKSVCVVTPDKLLDLLSEDVNKSDDNELSTATNDSHSMGATLGGDAIDKVVDICPVNHNSALSEVKVSADGNNIVKDSSSVANKSRIISLPRATIASPPCKTRSLSGRVLTPQTGKEKYSNLEGDIRPRWNREQLYIDDPNKRVKDRVHGQSFRNSRHSFVLGKGRVFGRFGRLHNEWDSDRDHESETYNGRADYRVFRHKQSSSIAGEFEFNDYDITPDGTSCSGREKTMNDELPSLRHPSLRRLSPGDIDGQITRNTQMPRRFRRNISPSRYNVEDGSDFMGHRHEEKLMRHLSDDIRDSVFHRQQTRYDELDGQLRRNRNFSAVHRKGYPRIFSKSPVRSRTRSPGPWSSPRQWSPDGHPDSTQQRCPPLFRMGRMRSPEHACCDEMVPRRRVSPSYISQHTNDLKDFDLGREQVHRRPINSNRRSPPRRLYPCGTRRSDVLDSRERTDGDEYSNRPGHSDRFQELCNDGSMDERRNLSERRGFVRPFRSTYDTDNGNYHLHLNDRPKPCRFYQDTDTEFVERSDIREREFDGRIKHPPPLSVPRRMRDIEEQQDGSHRPGGRGWHDDGFSDVSGVKRRRF